The following coding sequences lie in one Fusarium poae strain DAOMC 252244 chromosome 1, whole genome shotgun sequence genomic window:
- a CDS encoding hypothetical protein (TransMembrane:1 (i291-315o)~BUSCO:46397at5125), producing the protein MSYDQYNQNPYQQGPAQESSHGYSQTNPYAQDAPTHGNNQYEMQDYSQQAPAASSSLSQQEFLNRVQKLRDEIKGLTNDIDHIGVLHSRTLGSTDGSANHELEQYVSQTQIRNTAIKDGIKGLERDLVKTNDSSRTTKNTQLQSLKTFFKSELDKYQSVERDYQQRYRDQIARQYRIVNPDASEEEVQEAANADWGNEGVFQTALRTNRTGHASSVLGNVRARHSELQRIEQTLSELAILYQELATIVEQQEPVVQAAEQNAMNTNEHMIKGNEQVEVAKKHAQNRRKLKWWCALVVLLIIIAIAVGVGVGVSVANNNK; encoded by the exons ATGTCCTACGATCAGTACAACCAGAACCCTTACCAACAGGGCCCAGCTCAGGAAAGCTCTCATGGTTACAGCCAG ACCAACCCATATGCGCAAGATGCGCCAACCCATGGCAACAACCAGTATGAGATGCAAGATTATTCGCAACAAGCTCCTGCTGCCAGCTCGAGTCTTTCGCAACAGGAATTCCTAAACCGCGTCCAGAAACTTCGCGATGAGATTAAGGGTCTGACCAATGACATCGATCACATTGGTGTGCTCCATTCGCGAACTCTCGGCAGCACTGATGGGTCCGCAAACCACGAGCTCGAGCAGTATGTCTCTCAGACTCAGATTCGCAACACTGCTATCAAGGATGGAATCAAGGGACTAGAGCGCGACCTTGTAAAGACCAATGACAGCTCTCGCACCACAAAGAACACCCAGTTGCAATCTCTCAAGACCTTCTTCAAATCTGAGCTCGACAAGTACCAGAGCGTTGAACGCGATTACCAGCAACGATACCGTGATCAGATTGCTCGTCAGTATCGTATTGTCAACCCCGATGCATCCgaagaagaagttcaagAAGCCGCCAATGCCGATTGGGGTAATGAGGGTGTCTTCCAAACTGCT TTGCGAACGAATCGCACCGGGCATGCCAGTTCCGTGCTTGGTAACGTTCGCGCCCGTCACAGCGAGCTCCAGCGCATTGAGCAGACTCTCTCCGAGCTTGCTATCCTCTACCAGGAGCTTGCCACTATTGTTGAGCAGCAGGAGCCCGTTGTTCAGGCCGCTGAACAGAACGCGATGAACACTAACGAGCACATGATTAAAGGTAACGAGCAAGTCGAAGTTGCCAAGAAGCACGCCCAGAACCGTCGTAAGCTCAAGTGGTGGTGCGCCCTCGTCGTCCTACTTATTATCATCGCTATCGCTGTCGGCGTTGGTGTCGGCGTCAGTGTagccaacaacaacaagtaG
- a CDS encoding hypothetical protein (BUSCO:38409at5125): protein MIRKQARQRRDYLYRRALLLRDAEISEKRAKLRSSLASGKPLDPTIANDKSLRKDYQYDESRPDLTTNEQLDLDDEYAQLSGIVDPRVLVTTSRDPSARLAAFAKEIRLLLPTAVRLNRGNLILPDLVRSAQSAGLSDVVLLHEHRGTPTALTLSHFPHGPTVSFSLHNVVLRHDIPGSVRGTVSESYPHLIFDGFTSRLGERVVKVLKHIFPPREAITSKNKVGNRVVTFKNIEDSIEVRHHVFVRTGYDSVELAEVGPRMTMRPFEIRSGTLENKDGDVEWHLTQYTRTAKKKNYL from the exons ATGATC CGCAAACAAGCGCGCCAAAGGCGCGACTACCTATACCGACGAGCTCTTCTTCTGCGAGATGCCGAGATCAGCGAGAAACGAGCCAAGCTGAGGTCGTCTCTCGCTTCTGGCAAGCCTTTGGACCCTACAATCGCCAACGATAAGTCTTTGCGCAAGGACTACCAGTACGACGAATCTCGACCTGATCTCACAACCAACGAACAACTCGACCTCGACGACGAGTATGCCCAGCTTTCTGGAATTGTCGACCCGCGTGTGCTTGTGACAACCTCTCGAGATCCTTCCGCCAGGCTAGCAGCTTTCGCCAAGGAGATCAGACTTCTTCTCCCCACGGCTGTTCGCCTCAATCGTGGAAACCTCATCCTGCCTGACCTGGTGCGCTCCGCCCAGTCAGCAGGCCTCTCCGACGTTGTTCTTCTTCATGAACATCGAGGTACACCGACTGCTTTAACACTGTCCCACTTCCCCCATGGCCCAACAGTTTCGTTCTCTTTGCATAACGTCGTTCTCCGCCATGACATCCCTGGAAGCGTGCGTGGAACCGTGAGTGAGTCCTAtcctcatctcatcttcgACGGCTTCACTAGCCGTCTTGGAGAGCGTGTGGTTAAGGTCCTGAAGCACATCTTCCCTCCCAGAGAAGCTATCACGAGCAAGAACAAGGTCGGTAACCGAGTTGTTACATTCAAGAACATTGAGGATAGCATTGAAGTTCGCCACCACGTTTTTGTGAGGACCGGGTATGACAGCGTTGAACTGGCTGAGGTTGGTCCACGAATGACGATGCGACCATTCGAAATTCGAAGTGGCACCCTCGAAAACAAGGACGGCGACGTCGAGTGGCATCTCACGCAATATACACGAAccgccaagaagaagaactaTCTGTAA